From the Scophthalmus maximus strain ysfricsl-2021 chromosome 11, ASM2237912v1, whole genome shotgun sequence genome, one window contains:
- the LOC118299517 gene encoding uncharacterized protein LOC118299517 isoform X3, translated as MATNNCIPVQFLETSSNAFYFGAESESEVEADSYTDSFHSPTYNLQCKDNKFLLLNNDGQFQLQDLSAQEQYCRFNIHIYNDSSLEQMQGISVMLYTNRNGKKIMACCRDHNEIYPEAMDLPREIAEAAHKALFCLTKLSGEKYMFESIAYPNKFLGFEPVEGRPSLKKLVLRMKGPDGVDDSSEVNLNRCNE; from the exons ATGGCGACCAATAATTGCATACCTGTCCAATTTTTGGAGACAAGCTCGAACGCCTTCTACTTCG GCGCCGAATCag aGAGTGAAGTGGAGGCTGACTCTTACACAGATTCCTTTCACAGCCCCACGTATAATCTCCAATGCAAGGACAACAAATTCCTGCTGCTCAACAATGACGGACAATTCCAACTGCAAGACCTGTCTGCGCAGGAGCAAT ACTGCAGGTTCAACATCCACATCTACAATGACTCTTCCCTAGAGCAAATGCAGGGGATTTCAGTCATGCTGTATACCAACAGAAATGGCAAGAAGATAATGGCATGCTGCAGGGATCACAATGAGATCTACCCTGAGGCCATG gaCCTTCCACGGGAAATTGCGGAGGCGGCACACAAGGCCCTGTTCTGCCTGACGAAACTCTCGGGTGAAAAGTACATGTTTGAGTCCATCGCGTACCCAAATAAATTCCTGGGATTCGAGCCCGTCGAGGGTCGGCCCTCTCTGAAGAAGCTGGTGCTGCGTATGAAAGGTCCTGACGGCGTGGACGACTCCTCTGAGGTCAATTTGAACAGATGCAATGAATGA
- the LOC118299517 gene encoding uncharacterized protein LOC118299517 isoform X5 — protein sequence MATNNCIPVQFLETSSNAFYFGAESDSFHSPTYNLQCKDNKFLLLNNDGQFQLQDLSAQEQCRPDCRFNIHIYNDSSLEQMQGISVMLYTNRNGKKIMACCRDHNEIYPEAMDLPREIAEAAHKALFCLTKLSGEKYMFESIAYPNKFLGFEPVEGRPSLKKLVLRMKGPDGVDDSSEVNLNRCNE from the exons ATGGCGACCAATAATTGCATACCTGTCCAATTTTTGGAGACAAGCTCGAACGCCTTCTACTTCG GCGCCGAATCag ATTCCTTTCACAGCCCCACGTATAATCTCCAATGCAAGGACAACAAATTCCTGCTGCTCAACAATGACGGACAATTCCAACTGCAAGACCTGTCTGCGCAGGAGCAATGTCGGCCTG ACTGCAGGTTCAACATCCACATCTACAATGACTCTTCCCTAGAGCAAATGCAGGGGATTTCAGTCATGCTGTATACCAACAGAAATGGCAAGAAGATAATGGCATGCTGCAGGGATCACAATGAGATCTACCCTGAGGCCATG gaCCTTCCACGGGAAATTGCGGAGGCGGCACACAAGGCCCTGTTCTGCCTGACGAAACTCTCGGGTGAAAAGTACATGTTTGAGTCCATCGCGTACCCAAATAAATTCCTGGGATTCGAGCCCGTCGAGGGTCGGCCCTCTCTGAAGAAGCTGGTGCTGCGTATGAAAGGTCCTGACGGCGTGGACGACTCCTCTGAGGTCAATTTGAACAGATGCAATGAATGA
- the LOC118299517 gene encoding uncharacterized protein LOC118299517 isoform X1: MATNNCIPVQFLETSSNAFYFGGAESESEVEADSYTDSFHSPTYNLQCKDNKFLLLNNDGQFQLQDLSAQEQCRPDCRFNIHIYNDSSLEQMQGISVMLYTNRNGKKIMACCRDHNEIYPEAMDLPREIAEAAHKALFCLTKLSGEKYMFESIAYPNKFLGFEPVEGRPSLKKLVLRMKGPDGVDDSSEVNLNRCNE; the protein is encoded by the exons ATGGCGACCAATAATTGCATACCTGTCCAATTTTTGGAGACAAGCTCGAACGCCTTCTACTTCGGTG GCGCCGAATCag aGAGTGAAGTGGAGGCTGACTCTTACACAGATTCCTTTCACAGCCCCACGTATAATCTCCAATGCAAGGACAACAAATTCCTGCTGCTCAACAATGACGGACAATTCCAACTGCAAGACCTGTCTGCGCAGGAGCAATGTCGGCCTG ACTGCAGGTTCAACATCCACATCTACAATGACTCTTCCCTAGAGCAAATGCAGGGGATTTCAGTCATGCTGTATACCAACAGAAATGGCAAGAAGATAATGGCATGCTGCAGGGATCACAATGAGATCTACCCTGAGGCCATG gaCCTTCCACGGGAAATTGCGGAGGCGGCACACAAGGCCCTGTTCTGCCTGACGAAACTCTCGGGTGAAAAGTACATGTTTGAGTCCATCGCGTACCCAAATAAATTCCTGGGATTCGAGCCCGTCGAGGGTCGGCCCTCTCTGAAGAAGCTGGTGCTGCGTATGAAAGGTCCTGACGGCGTGGACGACTCCTCTGAGGTCAATTTGAACAGATGCAATGAATGA
- the LOC118299517 gene encoding uncharacterized protein LOC118299517 isoform X2 produces MATNNCIPVQFLETSSNAFYFGAESESEVEADSYTDSFHSPTYNLQCKDNKFLLLNNDGQFQLQDLSAQEQCRPDCRFNIHIYNDSSLEQMQGISVMLYTNRNGKKIMACCRDHNEIYPEAMDLPREIAEAAHKALFCLTKLSGEKYMFESIAYPNKFLGFEPVEGRPSLKKLVLRMKGPDGVDDSSEVNLNRCNE; encoded by the exons ATGGCGACCAATAATTGCATACCTGTCCAATTTTTGGAGACAAGCTCGAACGCCTTCTACTTCG GCGCCGAATCag aGAGTGAAGTGGAGGCTGACTCTTACACAGATTCCTTTCACAGCCCCACGTATAATCTCCAATGCAAGGACAACAAATTCCTGCTGCTCAACAATGACGGACAATTCCAACTGCAAGACCTGTCTGCGCAGGAGCAATGTCGGCCTG ACTGCAGGTTCAACATCCACATCTACAATGACTCTTCCCTAGAGCAAATGCAGGGGATTTCAGTCATGCTGTATACCAACAGAAATGGCAAGAAGATAATGGCATGCTGCAGGGATCACAATGAGATCTACCCTGAGGCCATG gaCCTTCCACGGGAAATTGCGGAGGCGGCACACAAGGCCCTGTTCTGCCTGACGAAACTCTCGGGTGAAAAGTACATGTTTGAGTCCATCGCGTACCCAAATAAATTCCTGGGATTCGAGCCCGTCGAGGGTCGGCCCTCTCTGAAGAAGCTGGTGCTGCGTATGAAAGGTCCTGACGGCGTGGACGACTCCTCTGAGGTCAATTTGAACAGATGCAATGAATGA
- the LOC118299517 gene encoding uncharacterized protein LOC118299517 isoform X4, with protein sequence MATNNCIPVQFLETSSNAFYFGGAESDSFHSPTYNLQCKDNKFLLLNNDGQFQLQDLSAQEQCRPDCRFNIHIYNDSSLEQMQGISVMLYTNRNGKKIMACCRDHNEIYPEAMDLPREIAEAAHKALFCLTKLSGEKYMFESIAYPNKFLGFEPVEGRPSLKKLVLRMKGPDGVDDSSEVNLNRCNE encoded by the exons ATGGCGACCAATAATTGCATACCTGTCCAATTTTTGGAGACAAGCTCGAACGCCTTCTACTTCGGTG GCGCCGAATCag ATTCCTTTCACAGCCCCACGTATAATCTCCAATGCAAGGACAACAAATTCCTGCTGCTCAACAATGACGGACAATTCCAACTGCAAGACCTGTCTGCGCAGGAGCAATGTCGGCCTG ACTGCAGGTTCAACATCCACATCTACAATGACTCTTCCCTAGAGCAAATGCAGGGGATTTCAGTCATGCTGTATACCAACAGAAATGGCAAGAAGATAATGGCATGCTGCAGGGATCACAATGAGATCTACCCTGAGGCCATG gaCCTTCCACGGGAAATTGCGGAGGCGGCACACAAGGCCCTGTTCTGCCTGACGAAACTCTCGGGTGAAAAGTACATGTTTGAGTCCATCGCGTACCCAAATAAATTCCTGGGATTCGAGCCCGTCGAGGGTCGGCCCTCTCTGAAGAAGCTGGTGCTGCGTATGAAAGGTCCTGACGGCGTGGACGACTCCTCTGAGGTCAATTTGAACAGATGCAATGAATGA
- the sdhdb gene encoding succinate dehydrogenase [ubiquinone] cytochrome b small subunit B, mitochondrial, with protein sequence MAAIVRLGSVCRRGFTPLLYQSTLLSRPLAVPHKYQEQSHLLTARIHASQALNAGPGSKAASLHWTAERALSILLLAMGPVAYCSPGPVIDYSLAAALTLHGHWGLGQVLTDYVHGEAKIKAANAGLFLLSTVTFAGLCYFNYNDVGICKAVALLWSK encoded by the exons ATGGCGGCTATCGTCAGGTTGGGTTCTGTTTGTCGCAGAGGATTCACAC CTCTGTTGTACCAAAGCACCCTGTTGTCCCGGCCGCTGGCCGTACCGCACAAATACCAGGAGCAGTCCCACCTGCTGACAGCGAGGATTCATGCATCGCAGGCTCTGAACG CCGGCCCTGGCTCCAAAGCTGCCTCCCTGCACTGGACGGCAGAGCGAGCGCTGAGCATCCTGCTGCTGGCCATGGGACCTGTCGCCTATTGTAGCCCTGGTCCCGTCATAGACTACTCCTTGGCCGCTGCCCTGACGCTGCATGGCCACTG GGGCCTCGGGCAGGTGTTGACCGACTACGTTCACGGCGAGGCGAAGATCAAGGCCGCCAACGCGGGCCTCTTCCTGCTGTCCACGGTCACCTTCGCCGGCCTCTGCTACTTCAACTACAACGACGTCGGCATCTGCAAAGCCGTTGCCCTGCTCTGGAGCAAATAA
- the timm8b gene encoding mitochondrial import inner membrane translocase subunit Tim8 B produces the protein MDGFDNFGASDKAEATELQRMIAVEQQKAQFQAQVHSFTDICWDKCVDSPGSKLDHRTETCLVSCVERFIDTTLTITNRFTQMVQKGAH, from the exons ATGGACGGCTTCGATAACTTCGGCGCGTCGGACAAGGCGGAGGCGACGGAGCTGCAGCGCATGATCGCCGTGGAGCAGCAGAAAGCGCAGTTCCAGGCCCAG GTGCACAGCTTCACTGACATTTGCTGGGACAAGTGTGTGGACAGCCCGGGCTCGAAGCTGGACCACCGCACGGAGACGTGCCTGGTGAGCTGCGTGGAGCGATTCATCGACACCACCCTTACCATAACCAACCGGTTCACACAGATGGTGCAGAAGGGCGCTCATTAA